The Ziziphus jujuba cultivar Dongzao chromosome 3, ASM3175591v1 region GGAGACCAATGGAAGATGACTTcttgaaaagtatttttctcgaTCAAAATGTCTTGAATAATACCTTCTGCCATCCAATGCGTGCCCTGCAAGTCATCATTATGCAACCTAAGAATGATTCTCCTAGTATCTGAAACACACCAAATATTAGTCTGCCCTTCCTGTTTTGCTTTTACAAGCCCTTGCAGAATACCAAAGGTTTCAGCAAGATCTGGAATGTTTGAGTGAAAAGGGACAACCCACATCTTCAATATTTCTCCTTCATGGCTACGAGCAACAATGCCAACTAAGCTGTTGTCATTTCTGATCGTTGCATCTGTATTGATTTTGATGAACTGAGGAGGAGTTTTAAGACTACCCATGCAAGCACCGTGTCTCAAAGTTGATATAATTTCTGTTTTTCGTTGAAAGAGAGTTAAAGCCTCCTTAACTCTAAAATTGAGCAGAGCCATAGTATTCTCTAATGAGAAATGCTGGTTTTCAAAACGTAAGCTATTTCTAATCTGCCATAACTGGTGAAGAATGATAGATCCAAATAGGAAAAAGTGTGCTCCGTCATTCGAATGCACCGGGAAAACTCTAGTCGGGTGGCCTAGGAGGTATAATTTCTCTTTCAAGGAAAAATCTGTGAAGGCATCCCATTTTATACTCCAAGCCATGGCAAACCAGATTGCCTTGGCTACCTGGCAGTGGAAAAACAAATGGTTTGCATACTTCAGACAATTGCACCCATGAACACAAGATGCCTCAACTACCCTGATGTTTCTAGCAATCAGATTATGGGCAGTGAGAATCCCATAGTTAGCAAGCTTCCACATAGAAAACTTTAAACGTTCATGTAACCCTGAGTTCCATAGTAACTGCCACCAAGGTGACGCTTGGACATTATTCTAGAAACCCAGCTTGTGGGCAGATTTCACTGAGAAGCTACCATTGTTATTGCCCACCCAAACTAACTTATCCTCAAGAAGCCAATTGGTAATGGGAATCCTATGGATATTTGCTGCAGTGCTGCTGTCAAACATTTGTAACCGTTCCTCATTCCACCCTCCATTTGGCAGTCTTAAGGATTCAACCATACCACAAGCTCTAAAGCTAGGATTTGAAGGACTGGGCTTAAAATTTAGATTGAAAGGGATCCAAGGATCTTTCCAGATGTTGATTTTGTctcctctcccccccccccctctccccCGATAGCAGAGCCCCTAAAGGATAAGATGCCTTGACTGATGGATACTTTTCCCGGTCCATGAAGCATACTTCTTCCAGATACATCGCAAGAAGGTGGTACtggtaaaatattttgattttaaagctTGAGCCCACAAACGATCAGATTCTATTGCGAGATGCCAGCTTAACTTACTAAGGAGGGCAGAATTCATATCCTTAAGCCTTCTTATTCCTAAACCTCCAGCATATTTTGGTAAACACACTCTCGACCAAGAAATTGGAATCAGCCTTTGATCCGACCTCCCTCCATTCCAAATAAAATTGGATGCTTTGCTTTTGATGTCCTTACACCACCGCTTAGGAAATTTCATCGCAGACGTGGCGTAGATGGAAATATTGCTTATAACTGACTTAGTTAAGGTTACTTTCCCTGCTTGGGACAAGAGCTTTGCTTTCTAGCCTTGCAGCTTATTCTCCACTTTACTTTTTAATTCTTCATAATTCTTAGACAAATTCCGACTCACCTGTTAATGGTGTTTCGAGA contains the following coding sequences:
- the LOC132803181 gene encoding uncharacterized protein LOC132803181; protein product: MVESLRLPNGGWNEERLQMFDSSTAANIHRIPITNWLLEDKLVWLLWNSGLHERLKFSMWKLANYGILTAHNLIARNIRVVEASCVHGCNCLKYANHLFFHCQVAKAIWFAMAWSIKWDAFTDFSLKEKLYLLGHPTRVFPVHSNDGAHFFLFGSIILHQLWQIRNSLRFENQHFSLENTMALLNFRVKEALTLFQRKTEIISTLRHGACMGSLKTPPQFIKINTDATIRNDNSLVGIVARSHEGEILKMWVVPFHSNIPDLAETFGILQGLVKAKQEGQTNIWCVSDTRRIILRLHNDDLQGTHWMAEGIIQDILIEKNTFQEVIFHWSPRESNIIADFVCN